The Candidatus Palauibacter australiensis genome contains a region encoding:
- a CDS encoding choice-of-anchor B family protein: NAASDHNLYIRGDLMYQSNYVSGLRIFDISDPENPVPAGFFDTVPGSPDAPGFAGSWSNYPFFPSGNIIVSSMREGLFVLRKREPALVP; the protein is encoded by the coding sequence CAACGCGGCGTCGGACCACAACCTCTACATCCGCGGCGACCTCATGTACCAGTCGAACTACGTGAGCGGACTCCGGATCTTCGACATCTCCGACCCGGAGAACCCCGTGCCGGCCGGCTTCTTCGACACGGTGCCGGGGAGCCCGGACGCGCCGGGCTTCGCGGGGTCCTGGAGCAACTACCCATTCTTCCCCTCCGGGAACATCATCGTGTCGAGCATGCGCGAGGGCCTGTTCGTGCTCAGGAAGCGGGAGCCCGCCCTCGTGCCGTAG